From a single Herbiconiux sp. SALV-R1 genomic region:
- a CDS encoding TetR/AcrR family transcriptional regulator, translating to MPDSRSSAVRRPGGRSADAAPRSYTSALRAEQAANTRQRILDAAASCFATSGYAGTSLADIASAAGVSVETVKLNGPKRELLMGAFEQAFSGSEGRETIAEREVGRDIRSLVDDEEFLRGYLHFVAEANRRTSGLWASFLSAASSDPLVKESLDDLLARRRKDFAAAIDELVRRGLVAADTPPKRRAELAAELSFLVSPESHQQLVEQSGWSMKRYERWLRDVLGRVIFTA from the coding sequence ATGCCCGATTCACGGAGTTCTGCAGTTCGCCGCCCCGGCGGCCGCTCGGCCGACGCCGCGCCCCGTAGCTACACCTCGGCCCTCCGGGCGGAGCAGGCGGCGAACACGCGGCAGCGCATCCTCGACGCCGCCGCGTCGTGCTTCGCAACAAGCGGCTACGCCGGCACGTCGCTCGCCGACATCGCGAGCGCCGCGGGGGTCTCTGTCGAGACCGTCAAGCTGAACGGCCCGAAGCGCGAACTGCTCATGGGCGCCTTCGAGCAGGCGTTCAGTGGCAGCGAGGGCCGGGAGACGATCGCCGAGCGCGAGGTGGGCCGCGACATCCGTTCCCTCGTCGACGACGAGGAGTTCCTGCGCGGGTACCTCCACTTCGTGGCGGAGGCGAACCGGCGCACCAGCGGCCTGTGGGCGAGCTTCCTCAGCGCGGCGTCGTCAGACCCGCTGGTGAAGGAGTCGCTCGACGACCTGCTCGCCCGTCGCCGCAAAGACTTCGCCGCCGCCATCGACGAGCTCGTGCGGCGCGGACTCGTGGCCGCCGATACCCCGCCCAAACGTCGCGCCGAGCTCGCCGCCGAGCTGTCGTTCCTCGTCTCGCCCGAGAGCCACCAGCAACTCGTGGAGCAGTCGGGCTGGAGCATGAAGCGCTACGAGCGGTGGCTGCGCGACGTGCTCGGCCGGGTGATCTTCACGGCCTGA
- the soxR gene encoding redox-sensitive transcriptional activator SoxR yields the protein MPSVDPARSLLAIGELAARSGITVSALRFYEQHGLISSERTAGNQRRYRREVLRRVAFIRTSQRVGMTLADIKAALESLPDGRTPTRADWARISAGWRSRLDARIADLQHLRSELDGCIGCGCLSLTTCALSNPDDVLGASGPGAVRWSID from the coding sequence ATGCCCAGCGTCGATCCGGCCCGCAGTCTGCTGGCCATCGGCGAGCTCGCAGCTCGCAGTGGCATCACGGTCTCGGCGCTGCGCTTCTACGAGCAGCACGGGCTCATCTCCTCCGAGCGCACGGCGGGCAACCAGCGCCGGTACCGCAGGGAGGTGCTGCGGCGGGTGGCGTTCATCCGCACCTCGCAGCGGGTGGGCATGACCCTCGCCGACATCAAGGCGGCACTGGAGTCGCTGCCCGACGGGCGCACGCCCACCCGTGCCGACTGGGCCCGCATCTCGGCGGGCTGGCGCAGCCGGCTCGACGCCCGCATCGCCGACCTGCAGCACCTGCGCAGCGAACTCGACGGATGCATCGGCTGCGGCTGCCTCAGCCTCACCACCTGCGCGCTCAGCAACCCCGACGACGTGCTCGGCGCCTCGGGCCCGGGCGCGGTGCGCTGGTCGATCGACTGA
- a CDS encoding histidine phosphatase family protein: MSQSSTPSAAPSIVLVRHGETEWSLSGQHTGRTDIPLTERGIEQARAVGRALGGRRFGLVLTSPLRRSVHTAELAGYGVEAQVEPDLTEWDYGAYEGLTSAQISERFGEEWNLWRNGVEIDSEGRGEEVADLLRRDEAVIRRARRALNQGDDVLVFSHGHFLRTLAATWTGLPVSGGEHFALDTASVSVLGFEHGNQVVRVWNRTPWAE, translated from the coding sequence ATGAGCCAGAGCAGCACCCCCAGCGCCGCCCCGAGCATCGTGCTGGTCAGGCACGGCGAGACGGAGTGGAGCCTCAGCGGCCAGCACACCGGCCGCACCGACATCCCGCTCACCGAGCGCGGCATCGAGCAGGCGCGCGCGGTCGGCCGCGCGCTCGGGGGTCGCCGCTTCGGGCTGGTGCTGACGAGTCCGCTGCGCCGGTCGGTGCACACCGCCGAGCTCGCGGGGTACGGCGTCGAGGCCCAGGTCGAGCCCGACCTCACCGAGTGGGACTACGGAGCCTACGAAGGCCTCACCAGCGCCCAGATCTCGGAGCGCTTCGGGGAGGAGTGGAACCTCTGGCGCAACGGCGTCGAGATCGACTCCGAGGGCCGTGGGGAGGAGGTCGCCGACCTGCTGCGGCGCGACGAGGCGGTCATCCGTCGGGCGCGCCGGGCGCTCAACCAGGGCGACGACGTGCTGGTGTTCTCGCACGGCCACTTCCTCCGCACGCTGGCCGCCACCTGGACAGGGCTGCCGGTGAGCGGGGGCGAGCACTTCGCCCTCGACACGGCGAGCGTGAGCGTGCTCGGCTTCGAGCACGGCAA
- a CDS encoding amidohydrolase family protein, protein MKLLVVNAVILSMADEQDWFRGWLSVGDDGRIAGLGEGEAPAELLAEARTSDGDVLRDVAGAFVAPGFVSAHSHIFTSGMRGMTPGDNLYGWVGEQSVFISGADADDIYWFTLQGCLDFLANGVTSVYNFTDSRVVGRYDPETDARELYDIRPEEYLFKQFEAARDAGIRSMNAIRVDSEFQPAEEALEVFDRAVAHLKAEVPAELDLGASVFGAVQWSASAQTARDEVTAMDAHGIGNQAHFLETSEALDQQREKFRWYEEAGALRPGFLFGHFVHPDSYMSRVAAERGAGMVWQPTSNGRLGSGVADIPRYRQLGMPIGVGLDDQSCTDVSDPFQNMRIGAYTQRAVNQDASIVMPREMLRMHTLGSAEALGPQVAERVGSLEVGKHADFLVVDPRSPESGPVWDVFAHYVFAMSLRNLKSVFVGGELVSQNGESTHPLASQASAELHARTRTVASRTAPRSTERLAW, encoded by the coding sequence ATGAAGCTCCTCGTCGTGAACGCCGTGATCCTCTCGATGGCCGACGAGCAGGACTGGTTCCGGGGATGGCTCTCGGTGGGCGACGACGGGCGCATCGCGGGACTGGGCGAGGGCGAGGCGCCCGCAGAGCTGCTCGCCGAGGCCCGCACGAGTGACGGCGACGTGCTGCGAGACGTCGCCGGCGCCTTCGTCGCCCCCGGCTTCGTCTCCGCCCACAGTCACATCTTCACCAGCGGCATGCGCGGCATGACCCCGGGCGACAACCTCTACGGCTGGGTCGGCGAGCAGAGCGTCTTCATCTCGGGTGCCGACGCCGACGACATCTACTGGTTCACCCTCCAGGGCTGCCTCGACTTCCTCGCCAACGGCGTCACCTCCGTCTACAACTTCACCGACTCCCGCGTCGTCGGCAGGTACGACCCCGAGACCGACGCCCGCGAGCTCTACGACATCCGGCCCGAGGAGTACCTCTTCAAGCAGTTCGAGGCGGCGCGCGACGCCGGCATCCGCTCCATGAACGCCATCCGCGTCGACAGCGAGTTCCAGCCCGCCGAGGAGGCGCTCGAGGTCTTCGACCGGGCCGTCGCCCACCTCAAGGCCGAGGTGCCGGCCGAGCTCGACCTGGGCGCCTCGGTGTTCGGGGCGGTGCAGTGGTCGGCGTCGGCGCAGACCGCGCGCGACGAGGTGACGGCGATGGATGCGCACGGCATCGGCAACCAGGCCCACTTCCTCGAGACCAGCGAGGCGCTCGACCAGCAGCGCGAGAAGTTCCGCTGGTACGAAGAGGCGGGTGCGCTCAGGCCCGGCTTCCTGTTCGGCCACTTCGTGCATCCCGACAGCTACATGTCGAGGGTCGCCGCCGAGAGGGGAGCGGGGATGGTATGGCAGCCCACCTCGAACGGCAGGCTCGGATCGGGGGTCGCCGACATCCCTCGCTACCGCCAGCTCGGCATGCCCATCGGAGTGGGTCTCGACGACCAGAGCTGCACCGACGTCTCCGACCCGTTCCAGAACATGCGCATCGGGGCATATACGCAGCGCGCCGTCAACCAGGACGCGTCGATCGTCATGCCGAGGGAGATGCTCCGGATGCACACCCTGGGTTCTGCAGAGGCCCTCGGCCCCCAGGTGGCCGAGCGGGTCGGCTCGCTCGAGGTGGGCAAGCACGCCGACTTCCTCGTGGTCGACCCGCGCTCACCCGAGTCGGGCCCGGTGTGGGACGTCTTCGCCCACTACGTCTTCGCGATGAGCCTGCGCAACCTGAAGAGCGTGTTCGTGGGCGGCGAGCTGGTCTCGCAGAACGGCGAGTCGACGCATCCGCTCGCCTCGCAGGCCTCGGCCGAGCTGCACGCCCGCACCCGCACGGTCGCCTCCCGCACCGCCCCGCGCTCCACCGAGCGCCTCGCCTGGTGA
- a CDS encoding glycosyltransferase, whose protein sequence is MSSYLLCSTPVHGHVTPLLAVARHLADGGHRVRFLTGARYRASVESTGALFLPLPAEADYDDSDMNASFPERAGLSGPAGIRFDLATIFLRPAPAQLAAIDAALAAEPVDAILLESLFLGSLPLLDRPLGQRPPVVNLGIVPLALDSVDTAPFGLGIAPRPGFAGRVRNRLLSFVAQKIVFAPVQKAAEQMMRATTGHELETFFMSTPAQADAIVQFTVPSFEYPRSDLPDTVHFVGPLARTAPSTTPLPEWWGEVDGSRPVVHVTQGTVANRDWNELVAPAMAGLAHDDVLVVVSTGGREVGSLPHPLPANVRAASYLPYDKLLPLTSVLVTNGGYGGVHYAMEHGVPLVVAGTTEDKIEVTARVAWSGVGVNLKTSTPSAEAVGSAVREVLGRPGYREASARIGRDIVASPGLAGLDAVLESLSGSAARRPGAAR, encoded by the coding sequence ATGTCGTCATATCTTCTCTGCAGCACTCCGGTGCACGGGCACGTCACGCCGCTGCTCGCCGTCGCGCGACACCTGGCCGACGGCGGCCACCGCGTGCGGTTCCTCACCGGTGCTCGCTACCGCGCATCCGTCGAGTCGACCGGAGCGCTGTTCCTCCCCCTGCCCGCCGAGGCCGACTACGACGACAGCGACATGAACGCCTCGTTCCCCGAGCGTGCGGGGCTCTCGGGGCCGGCGGGCATCCGCTTCGACCTTGCGACGATCTTCCTGCGCCCGGCACCGGCGCAGCTCGCCGCGATCGACGCGGCCCTGGCCGCTGAGCCGGTCGACGCCATCCTGCTGGAGAGCCTGTTCCTCGGCTCGCTGCCCCTGCTCGACCGCCCGCTCGGGCAGAGGCCGCCCGTGGTGAACCTCGGCATCGTGCCGCTCGCGCTCGACAGCGTCGACACCGCGCCGTTCGGGCTGGGCATTGCGCCCCGCCCGGGCTTCGCGGGCCGAGTGCGCAACCGTCTGCTCTCGTTCGTGGCCCAGAAGATCGTCTTCGCCCCGGTGCAGAAGGCGGCGGAGCAGATGATGCGCGCCACCACGGGGCACGAGCTCGAGACCTTCTTCATGAGCACGCCCGCCCAGGCCGACGCCATCGTGCAGTTCACGGTGCCGTCGTTCGAGTACCCGCGCAGCGATCTGCCCGACACGGTGCACTTCGTGGGGCCGCTGGCCCGCACCGCACCGTCGACGACTCCCCTGCCCGAGTGGTGGGGCGAGGTCGACGGATCGCGCCCGGTCGTGCACGTCACGCAGGGCACCGTGGCGAACCGCGACTGGAACGAGCTCGTCGCACCGGCCATGGCCGGGCTCGCCCACGACGACGTGCTCGTCGTGGTGAGCACGGGCGGGCGGGAGGTCGGGTCGCTGCCGCACCCGCTGCCGGCGAACGTGCGCGCTGCCTCGTACCTGCCGTACGACAAGCTACTCCCGCTCACCTCGGTGCTCGTCACGAACGGCGGCTACGGCGGGGTGCACTACGCGATGGAGCACGGTGTGCCGCTCGTCGTCGCCGGCACCACCGAAGACAAGATTGAGGTCACCGCACGGGTGGCGTGGTCGGGCGTGGGGGTGAACCTCAAGACGAGCACCCCGAGCGCCGAGGCGGTGGGCTCGGCGGTGCGGGAGGTGCTGGGCCGCCCGGGCTACCGCGAGGCAAGTGCGCGCATCGGGCGCGACATCGTGGCCTCACCGGGGCTGGCGGGCCTCGATGCCGTGCTCGAGTCGCTCAGCGGGTCGGCTGCGCGTCGGCCGGGCGCAGCCCGGTGA
- a CDS encoding superoxide dismutase, with protein sequence MTEYTLPDLPYDYAALEPHISGKIMQLHHDKHHATYVAGANTALAALTEASETGNLANVNKLEKDLAFNLGGHVNHSIFWTNLTPTTQTPEGELAAAIDDRFGSFEKFQAAFTAVALGVQGSGWAVLGYDVIGGNLSLFQLFDQQGNIPAGVVPLFMLDVWEHAYYLDYLNVRADYIKAVWNIANWENVAARLDAARQNTSGLITL encoded by the coding sequence ATGACTGAGTACACGCTGCCCGACCTTCCCTACGACTACGCCGCGCTCGAGCCCCACATCTCGGGCAAGATCATGCAGCTGCACCACGACAAGCACCACGCCACCTACGTCGCCGGCGCCAACACCGCCCTCGCCGCCCTCACCGAGGCCTCCGAGACCGGCAACCTCGCGAACGTCAACAAGCTCGAGAAAGACCTCGCCTTCAACCTCGGCGGGCACGTGAACCACTCCATCTTCTGGACCAACCTCACCCCCACCACCCAGACCCCCGAAGGCGAACTCGCTGCCGCCATCGACGACCGCTTCGGCTCGTTCGAGAAGTTCCAGGCCGCGTTCACCGCCGTCGCCCTCGGCGTGCAGGGCTCCGGCTGGGCCGTGCTCGGCTACGACGTCATCGGCGGCAACCTCTCCCTGTTTCAGCTCTTCGACCAGCAGGGCAACATCCCCGCCGGCGTCGTGCCCCTCTTCATGCTCGACGTCTGGGAGCACGCGTACTACCTCGACTACCTCAACGTGCGCGCCGACTACATCAAGGCCGTCTGGAACATCGCCAACTGGGAGAACGTCGCAGCCCGCCTCGACGCCGCCCGCCAGAACACCTCGGGCCTCATCACCCTCTAG
- a CDS encoding SDR family oxidoreductase: MAQKVWFITGTSRGFGREWATAALERGDSVAATARDTATLDDLVERFGDRILPLQLDVTDREADFSAIAQAVDRFGRLDVVVNNAGYGQFGFIEELSEKEVRDQFETNVFGAFWVTQAALPVLRKQGGGHLVQVSSIGGISAFANIGVYNASKWALEGFSQALAQEVAPFGVKVTLVEPGGFSTDWGGASAKHAAELPDYAEVHAASAEARRSRVASPGDPNASAAAILRVVDADEPPLRVFFGSSPIRVAKADYASRLAEWEAWQEVSELAQG; this comes from the coding sequence ATGGCGCAGAAAGTGTGGTTCATCACGGGCACCTCGCGCGGCTTCGGTCGCGAGTGGGCGACTGCAGCTCTCGAGCGCGGCGACAGCGTCGCGGCGACGGCGCGCGACACCGCGACGCTCGACGATCTGGTCGAGCGTTTCGGCGACCGCATCCTTCCTCTGCAGCTCGACGTCACCGACCGCGAGGCCGACTTCTCGGCGATCGCGCAGGCGGTCGACCGCTTCGGGCGCCTCGACGTGGTGGTGAACAACGCCGGGTACGGCCAGTTCGGCTTCATCGAGGAGCTCAGCGAGAAGGAGGTGCGCGACCAGTTCGAGACCAACGTGTTCGGGGCGTTCTGGGTGACCCAGGCGGCCCTCCCGGTGCTCCGCAAACAGGGCGGCGGGCACCTCGTGCAGGTGTCGTCGATCGGCGGCATCTCGGCGTTCGCGAACATCGGCGTCTACAACGCCTCCAAGTGGGCGCTCGAGGGGTTCTCGCAGGCGCTCGCGCAGGAGGTCGCCCCCTTCGGCGTGAAGGTCACGCTCGTGGAGCCCGGCGGCTTCAGCACCGACTGGGGCGGCGCCTCGGCCAAGCACGCGGCCGAGCTGCCCGACTACGCCGAGGTGCACGCGGCCTCGGCCGAGGCGCGCCGGTCGCGGGTGGCCTCGCCGGGCGACCCGAACGCTTCGGCGGCCGCCATCCTGCGCGTGGTCGACGCCGACGAGCCGCCGCTGCGGGTGTTCTTCGGGTCGAGTCCGATCCGGGTGGCGAAGGCCGACTACGCGAGCCGCCTCGCGGAGTGGGAGGCCTGGCAGGAGGTCTCCGAGCTCGCGCAGGGT
- a CDS encoding Bcr/CflA family efflux MFS transporter, whose translation MGADTSRTATGGAGRGARGGRAGPPSRRLLVAILLGVIPLSQFPIDVYTPAIPTMVAEFGTSNTLIQNSVSAYVLGMALGLLPVGIIADARGRKPTLLVCLALLVLASIGIAVTNEVWLLLVLRFVQGLGGCACMVVVYAIAADTSRGPQLTSLSGWLGASWGLAPVIAPAIGGLLVQFVSWRVIFGLIAALGVIAALVVWRLLPETLAAGKETPVQPGVIARVLGSAFGRTLFVGLTLVFAVFASAQLLFGTIAPLVYEDALGVPAAAYGLIALLVGAANLAGELATGALATRVSSRVLGFSALAAFGVGAVILALSGVLVGPDLVLITLGGIFVMLGCGALCPLAYGLALGLFDRNLGLIGGLTSAVCYLFVALTMASAAGLPDTSQAPMGFIYLGCLAVGAVLLVLCLRKRAPEAAVAAP comes from the coding sequence ATGGGCGCCGACACGTCACGCACCGCCACCGGAGGGGCCGGCAGAGGCGCCAGGGGAGGCCGAGCGGGGCCGCCGAGCAGGCGGCTGCTCGTCGCGATCCTGCTCGGGGTCATCCCGCTCAGCCAGTTCCCGATCGACGTCTACACCCCCGCCATCCCCACGATGGTGGCGGAGTTCGGCACGAGCAACACCCTCATCCAGAACTCCGTCTCGGCCTATGTGCTGGGCATGGCCCTCGGCCTCCTGCCGGTCGGCATCATCGCCGACGCGCGCGGGCGCAAGCCCACCCTGCTGGTCTGCCTCGCGCTGCTCGTGCTGGCGAGCATCGGCATCGCCGTCACGAACGAGGTGTGGCTGCTGCTCGTGCTGCGCTTCGTGCAAGGGCTGGGCGGATGCGCGTGCATGGTCGTCGTGTACGCCATCGCCGCCGACACCTCGCGCGGTCCCCAGCTCACCTCTTTGTCGGGCTGGCTCGGCGCCTCGTGGGGCCTCGCGCCCGTGATCGCCCCGGCGATCGGCGGACTGCTCGTGCAGTTCGTCTCCTGGCGCGTGATCTTCGGGCTGATCGCCGCGCTCGGCGTGATCGCCGCGCTCGTCGTGTGGCGGCTGCTGCCCGAGACCCTCGCCGCGGGCAAGGAGACGCCCGTGCAGCCCGGTGTGATCGCCCGCGTGCTGGGCAGCGCCTTCGGGCGCACCCTGTTCGTCGGACTGACGCTGGTGTTCGCCGTGTTCGCGAGCGCCCAGCTGCTGTTCGGCACCATCGCTCCCCTCGTCTACGAAGACGCCCTGGGCGTTCCCGCCGCCGCCTACGGCCTCATCGCCCTGCTCGTGGGCGCCGCGAACCTCGCCGGGGAGCTCGCCACCGGCGCGCTGGCGACCCGCGTCTCGTCGCGCGTGCTCGGCTTCTCGGCCCTCGCCGCGTTCGGTGTCGGCGCGGTCATCCTGGCCCTCAGCGGCGTGCTGGTGGGGCCCGACCTCGTGCTCATCACGCTCGGCGGCATCTTCGTGATGCTCGGCTGCGGCGCGCTGTGCCCGCTCGCCTACGGTCTCGCCCTGGGGCTCTTCGACCGCAACCTGGGGCTCATCGGCGGCCTGACGAGTGCGGTCTGCTACCTGTTCGTGGCGCTCACCATGGCCTCGGCCGCGGGGCTGCCCGACACGAGCCAGGCGCCGATGGGGTTCATCTACCTCGGCTGCCTGGCCGTGGGGGCGGTGCTGCTCGTGCTCTGCCTGCGGAAGCGGGCACCGGAGGCCGCCGTCGCGGCGCCGTGA
- a CDS encoding GNAT family N-acetyltransferase, translating to MATTVVSIADSELASYLAHANAEYLDERLKAGDSREYAEQRVAESNEQYFPGGRPAPGHQVLRVLHDGEAVGWLWLGPMAAEHPLDWWVFDVEIDEEHRGKGLGRAAMLLAEEVARAAGAVKLGLNVFGHNTVAQRLYSTLGYEVTAINMSKPL from the coding sequence ATGGCCACCACCGTCGTGTCGATCGCCGACTCCGAGCTCGCCTCCTACCTCGCTCACGCCAACGCCGAGTACCTCGACGAGCGGCTGAAGGCCGGAGACTCCCGCGAGTACGCCGAGCAGCGCGTCGCGGAGTCGAACGAGCAATACTTCCCCGGCGGCCGGCCGGCGCCGGGCCACCAGGTGCTGCGTGTGCTGCACGATGGCGAGGCGGTGGGGTGGTTGTGGCTTGGGCCGATGGCGGCCGAGCATCCGCTCGACTGGTGGGTGTTCGACGTCGAGATCGACGAGGAGCATCGCGGCAAGGGTCTCGGGCGCGCGGCGATGCTGCTCGCCGAGGAGGTGGCGCGGGCGGCCGGCGCCGTGAAGCTCGGCCTCAACGTGTTCGGCCACAACACGGTCGCTCAGCGTCTGTACTCCACACTCGGCTACGAGGTCACGGCTATCAACATGTCGAAGCCTCTCTGA
- a CDS encoding YkvA family protein → MPWWAEMLIGIAIALVVTWVALIVALAVARPKGPLLQEALRLLPDLLRLLRRLAADPELPRGVRIRLGLLMVYLAVPIDLIPDFIPVLGYADDAIVVTLVLRSTVRRAGLAAVRAHWPGTDDGFEALTRLTGLRPADAQPTR, encoded by the coding sequence ATGCCGTGGTGGGCTGAGATGCTGATCGGCATCGCCATCGCACTCGTGGTCACCTGGGTCGCACTCATCGTGGCGCTGGCGGTGGCACGGCCGAAGGGGCCGCTGCTGCAGGAGGCGCTGCGTCTCCTGCCCGACCTGCTGCGGCTGTTGCGGCGCCTCGCCGCCGACCCCGAGCTGCCTCGCGGCGTGCGCATCCGACTCGGCCTGCTGATGGTCTACCTGGCGGTGCCGATCGACCTCATCCCCGACTTCATCCCGGTGCTGGGCTACGCCGACGACGCCATCGTGGTGACGCTCGTGCTCCGCAGCACCGTGCGGCGCGCCGGGCTCGCCGCGGTGCGCGCGCACTGGCCGGGAACCGACGACGGCTTCGAGGCACTCACCCGCCTCACCGGGCTGCGCCCGGCCGACGCGCAGCCGACCCGCTGA
- a CDS encoding PPK2 family polyphosphate kinase: MSKHSTPTSPWSDRLRAKTPVELAGLPTAATPGVTDKDAAEELFAGTARSLAKQQEKLFADSLFGGRRSVLLVLQGMDTAGKGGVVKRVVGPMDPQGLAHHAFKKPTDEELAHPFLWRVEKRLPAPGFIGVFDRSHYEDVLVPRVHGLVTPEELESRYEQINEFEKKLVDSGTTVLKAFLHLGRDEQKNRLLRRLERSDKHWKFSTADVDDRALWPSFQDAYEVAIDRTSTEHAPWHIVPADHKWYSALAVQQLLAEALGALDLGWPAPDYDIDEQRARLLGT; the protein is encoded by the coding sequence ATGAGCAAGCATTCCACCCCGACGTCGCCCTGGAGCGACCGCCTGCGGGCGAAGACGCCCGTCGAGCTGGCGGGTCTGCCCACCGCGGCGACGCCCGGAGTCACCGACAAAGACGCCGCCGAGGAGCTCTTCGCCGGCACGGCCCGCTCGCTGGCGAAGCAGCAGGAGAAGCTGTTCGCCGACAGTCTGTTCGGCGGTCGGCGCTCGGTGCTGCTCGTGCTGCAGGGCATGGACACCGCGGGCAAGGGCGGCGTGGTGAAGCGGGTGGTCGGCCCGATGGACCCGCAGGGCCTCGCCCACCACGCCTTCAAGAAGCCCACCGACGAGGAGCTCGCGCATCCGTTCCTCTGGCGGGTCGAGAAGCGGTTGCCGGCGCCGGGGTTCATCGGGGTGTTTGACCGTTCTCACTACGAAGACGTGCTCGTGCCGCGGGTGCACGGGCTGGTCACGCCCGAAGAGCTCGAGTCGCGCTATGAGCAGATCAACGAGTTCGAGAAGAAGCTCGTCGACTCGGGCACCACCGTGCTCAAGGCCTTCCTGCACCTCGGGCGCGACGAGCAGAAGAACCGCTTGCTGCGTCGGCTCGAACGCAGCGACAAGCACTGGAAGTTCAGCACCGCCGACGTCGACGACCGTGCACTGTGGCCCTCGTTCCAAGACGCCTACGAGGTGGCGATCGACCGCACCAGCACCGAGCACGCGCCCTGGCACATCGTTCCGGCCGACCACAAGTGGTACTCGGCCCTCGCGGTGCAGCAGCTGCTGGCCGAGGCGCTCGGCGCGCTCGACCTCGGGTGGCCCGCTCCCGACTACGACATCGACGAGCAGCGTGCTCGCCTGCTCGGCACGTGA